A window of the Diceros bicornis minor isolate mBicDic1 chromosome 28, mDicBic1.mat.cur, whole genome shotgun sequence genome harbors these coding sequences:
- the SLC2A8 gene encoding solute carrier family 2, facilitated glucose transporter member 8 isoform X3 has translation MVVTGILLAYLAGWVLEWRWLAVLGCVPPSFMLLLMCCMPETPRFLLTQHKRQEATAALQFLWGSEQGWEEPPVGAEHQGFHLAQLRRPGIYKPFIIGVLLMAFQQLSGINAVMFYAETIFEEAKFKDSSLASVVVGVIQVLFTAVAALIMDRAGRRLLLALSGVVMVFSTSAFGAYFKLTQGAPSNSSHMDLLAPISMEPVEASVGLAWLAVGSVCLFIAGFAVGWGPIPWLLMSEIFPLHVKGVATGVCVLTNWLMAFLVTKEFSSLMEVLRPYGAFWLASAFCILSVLFTLFCVPETKGKTLEQITAHFEG, from the exons ATGGTCGTCACAGGCATCCTCCTGGCCTACCTTGCAG GCTGGGTCCTGGAGTGGCGCTGGCTGGCCGTGCTGGGCTGCGTGCCCCCCTCCTTCATGCTGCTGCTCATGTGCTGCATGCCCGAGACCCCACGCTTCCTGCTGACTCAGCACAAGCGCCAGGAAGCCACGGCCGCCCTGCAGTTCCTGTGGGGCTCTGAGCAGGGCTGGGAAGAGCCTCCTGTCGGGGCTGAGCACCAG GGCTTCCACCTGGCCCAGCTGAGGCGTCCTGGCATCTACAAGCCCTTCATCATTGGTGTTTTGCTGATGGCCTTCCAGCAGCTGTCAGGCATCAACGCTGTCATGTTCTATGCGGAGACCATCTTTGAGGAGGCCAAGTTCAAG GACAGCAGCCTGGCCTCAGTCGTCGTGGGTGTCATCCAGGTGCTGTTCACGGCCGTGGCAGCCCTCATCATGGACAGAGCTGGGCGGAGGCTGCTCCTGGCCTTGTCAG GTGTGGTCATGGTGTTCAGCACCAGTGCCTTTGGTGCCTACTTCAAGCTGACCCAGGGTGCCCCCAGCAACTCCTCGCACATGGACCTCCTGGCACCCATCTCCATGGAGCCTGTGGAGGccagtgtggggctggcctggctaGCAGTGGGCAGCGTGTGCCTCTTCATCGCTG GCTTTGCTGTGGGCTGGGGGCCCATCCCCTGGCTCCTCATGTCTGAGATCTTCCCTCTGCACGTCAAGGGCGTGGCCACCGGTGTCTGTGTCCTTACCAACTGGCTTATGGCCTTTCTGGTGACAAAAGAGTTCAGCAGCCTCATG GAGGTGCTCAGGCCCTACGGTGCCTTCTGGCTTGCCTCTGCCTTCTGCATCCTCAGTGTCCTTTTCACTTTGTTCTGTGTCCCTGAAACCAAAGGAAAGACTTTAGAACAAATCACAGCCCATTTTGAGGGGTGA
- the SLC2A8 gene encoding solute carrier family 2, facilitated glucose transporter member 8 isoform X2, which yields MLLGGRLLTGVACGIASLVAPVYISEIAYPAVRGLLGSCVQLMVVTGILLAYLAGWVLEWRWLAVLGCVPPSFMLLLMCCMPETPRFLLTQHKRQEATAALQFLWGSEQGWEEPPVGAEHQGFHLAQLRRPGIYKPFIIGVLLMAFQQLSGINAVMFYAETIFEEAKFKDSSLASVVVGVIQVLFTAVAALIMDRAGRRLLLALSGVVMVFSTSAFGAYFKLTQGAPSNSSHMDLLAPISMEPVEASVGLAWLAVGSVCLFIAGFAVGWGPIPWLLMSEIFPLHVKGVATGVCVLTNWLMAFLVTKEFSSLMEVLRPYGAFWLASAFCILSVLFTLFCVPETKGKTLEQITAHFEG from the exons GTCTATATCTCCGAAATTGCCTACCCTGCAGTGCGGGGGCTGCTGGGCTCCTGTGTGCAGCTGATGGTCGTCACAGGCATCCTCCTGGCCTACCTTGCAG GCTGGGTCCTGGAGTGGCGCTGGCTGGCCGTGCTGGGCTGCGTGCCCCCCTCCTTCATGCTGCTGCTCATGTGCTGCATGCCCGAGACCCCACGCTTCCTGCTGACTCAGCACAAGCGCCAGGAAGCCACGGCCGCCCTGCAGTTCCTGTGGGGCTCTGAGCAGGGCTGGGAAGAGCCTCCTGTCGGGGCTGAGCACCAG GGCTTCCACCTGGCCCAGCTGAGGCGTCCTGGCATCTACAAGCCCTTCATCATTGGTGTTTTGCTGATGGCCTTCCAGCAGCTGTCAGGCATCAACGCTGTCATGTTCTATGCGGAGACCATCTTTGAGGAGGCCAAGTTCAAG GACAGCAGCCTGGCCTCAGTCGTCGTGGGTGTCATCCAGGTGCTGTTCACGGCCGTGGCAGCCCTCATCATGGACAGAGCTGGGCGGAGGCTGCTCCTGGCCTTGTCAG GTGTGGTCATGGTGTTCAGCACCAGTGCCTTTGGTGCCTACTTCAAGCTGACCCAGGGTGCCCCCAGCAACTCCTCGCACATGGACCTCCTGGCACCCATCTCCATGGAGCCTGTGGAGGccagtgtggggctggcctggctaGCAGTGGGCAGCGTGTGCCTCTTCATCGCTG GCTTTGCTGTGGGCTGGGGGCCCATCCCCTGGCTCCTCATGTCTGAGATCTTCCCTCTGCACGTCAAGGGCGTGGCCACCGGTGTCTGTGTCCTTACCAACTGGCTTATGGCCTTTCTGGTGACAAAAGAGTTCAGCAGCCTCATG GAGGTGCTCAGGCCCTACGGTGCCTTCTGGCTTGCCTCTGCCTTCTGCATCCTCAGTGTCCTTTTCACTTTGTTCTGTGTCCCTGAAACCAAAGGAAAGACTTTAGAACAAATCACAGCCCATTTTGAGGGGTGA